The sequence TCGAGCAGCCCTGCCATGAGGATTTGATCGGCATAGCTGCCACTGCGCGGAACCGTGGATGCCTCGGGTTGGAAGTGGAGCGGCATGTAGATGAAGGGCTTCGCCAAATCCGGCAGGACAACGTGGGCATCGTAGAAGGCGCGCCGTGACCGCACATGGCGCCATCGTGTCCACGTGTTGAAAGCGCGCCACCATCCGCGCGGGGCGAGGTAGTCCACTCCATGCTTGAAAAAAAGTGAAGTATTGCGCCGAAGAAGATTGCAGACGGACTGCCAGTACGTGATTTTGAAGAAATCCCCCTTCTCGCCCTTGGGGCTCGAGAGGGCGGCGTAGGTGTGCTCGAAGCGCGGTTCCAGGGCAATGGAGAGAGGATCTGTCCCTTCCGGATACGTTCGCAGGAGCTCTTCGTATCGCTCCCGGAGGGCGGGCGAGGATGCACGCCAGTCGCGCTCAAGGAAACAGGTATCCTGTACCATTGCATCCGCGAACCAGAGCGTCGGGATTCCGCGGTGCTTGCAGAGCTCATAGATGAGCAGATCGGGAATTTCGTGCGGAACCCATGCCGAAAGGTAGAGATTGATACGATGACGCGTGAGAAAGTCATTCCAGAACCGCAGGTGGCGCAGGTACCAGCGCCTGCGCACATCGTAGGAAACGGATTTCTTCCACTCCAGGCGCGACACTAAATCCATGAAGACCGACTCGCACGGCCGCATGCTCTCCACAAGCTCTTCATCGAGCGGCGCAAGCGCGCTCCAATCCGTGCCACGATAATGGCATCCGCGAATTTCGGAAGAGATGAACCACCGTTGCTCCGAGGGAGGAAGACCACGCACATACTGCGGCTCCACCCCCGTCGCAATTTGCGCGACGAAGGCGAAGGAACGCTCCTTCATCACCGCTTCAATCACCGCACGGGAGTACCCCAAGGTAAAACGCCCGACGATGGCACGGATCGGTTCCTGTGGCATCAAAAAAAGTATGGCGGGAATCCGCGGCAGCAACAAGGGAGCAGAGCGTGAAAATGCTAAAATCTCTGCTGTTCCCAGAGAGCGAAAAAGGCACCTTTCTTCTCCAGAAGCTCCTGGAGCGTCCCCTCCTCGGTGACCTTTCCTTCCTCGAGCACCACGATCTTGTCGGCGTGCTTGATCGTGCTCAGGCGGTGCGCGATGACGATGGAGGTGCGGCCGCTCACGGCGTCATCAATCGCCTCCTGGATGAGCGATTCGGTTTTGCTGTCCAAGGAACTGGTCGCCTCATCGAGAATGAGGATCTCGGCATCCTTGAGGAGCGCGCGCGCGATGGAAACACGCTGCTTCTCACCGCCCGAGAGCTTCACCCCGCGGTCGCCGATGGGGGTCTCGAGCCCCTGTGGAAGCTTCGCGATGAAATCGGAGAGGCGTGCGCGCCTGAGCGCCTCCTGAATACGCTCTTCCGGCACATGCGAGAGTCCGTACGTGATGTTATTGCGCAGCGTATCGTGGAGAAGGAGTGTCTCCTGACTCACCAGCGCCACCCGCCGGATGTACGAGTCTAAGGTGAGCTCACGAATATCCGTTCCGTCGACGAAGAGCGATGCGGACGGGCAGTCGTAGTACCGCATGAGCAGACTGATGAGCGTGGATTTGCCCCCGCCCGTGGGCCCGACGATGGCCGTCATCTTGCCTTTCTCCACCGTGAAAGAGACGGCGTGCAGCACCTCGCGATCCGGCAGGTAGCTGAAGGTCAGATGCCTGAATGCGATGGAATCACGCAGACCGGGGAACACCGTGCTGCCGCCCCGTACGAAGTACTTGCCCTCTTCGTCGAAGATCTCGAGCACGGCATCCAGAGGCCCACTGGCATTCGCGAGCACGCCGCGATAGCCCGAGACCGTGCCGAACTTTCCCGAGGCGTTCATGATGATGTAGAAGTACACCAAAAGCGCCGGAGCGGAGGCGATCTGCGCGCGGCCGAACACATAGAACGATCCGGCCATCACGATCGACACCACCAGGAGTGTGATGATCTCCTGCAGGGGCAGGATCATGCCGAGCAGGACGCGCACGCGAAAATCGAACTTGGCCTTCAGGTCGCTGATGCTGGTGTAGTGATCTTGTTCCTTGCGCTCGGTCTGGTAGGACTTCACGAGGGGAATCGTCGAGAGGATTTCGACGGATTTCCTGCCGAGTGCACTGCCCTGCTCCGCAATGGAACGGGAAAGACCCTTGATCCGCGTGATCATGAACCTGATCGCAAAATGCAGGAGCACGAAGAGTGGGAGGGCGACGAGTGTGAGCTTGGACGAAATGCTGAGGAGCACGACGAGGTACACGGCCAGAGAGAAGAGTGCGCCGACGAATCCATCCAGCGCCGCCACCGGATAGAGCGCATTCTGCGAGAAGTGCAGGAGGAGCGTACTGTGGTGCCCCACGTTCGTGGTATCGAAGAAGAGCTTGCCGAAGCTTAAGTACTTCGCGAACAGCGCCTTGCGCAGATGGTGCAGACAGCGCTCCGAAAAGTACCCCATCGAGGCATTCGCGAGGAACCGCAGCGCATTCTTGAGAACATACACGGCAATGAAGCCGCCGAGAAAAACCACAAAGAGCAGACGATCGTTCGCCAGGAATGTATCGGGCAATAACTGGAGCGCCTTGCCGAGAACTGGAATGCCAGTGGCGAACGCGAAACTCTTGTTGAGAAACCCGTTGAGAATGGGAACGAGCAGCCCCATGCCGATTCCTTCAAAGGCTGCCGCGAGCAGGCTGAAGAAGAGCGGAATCAGCAGGTAGGCCGGATGGATGCGGATTCTCTGGAGCAGGTAGAGAGTCTTCCCCACATTCGTGCGTTCATGCTTCTGCATCCCCTTAAACCTACCGGAAGGGCAGCAGGATCACAAGAATCGTCACGGAGAAAACCCCCTTCTGTCATGGTGAGCGTAGTCGAACCATGAATAGAAGATTCATGGTCAATCCTTCGACAGTGCTCAGGATGACAACACTTCGCGCTCATGCATTCCCACAGAGCCGCGCATACACCTCCTGCAGCGCGACGGCAGAACCGCAGAGGGAATAATGCTTCAGAACTGCCTCACGGTACCGCTCCCCACGACGGCGGCGATCTTCGGTGGAGAGGGCAAGGAACTCCCGCACGCGGTTGGCGAGCGCGGTACTGTCGCGGAGCGGAACGACAAGAGAAGGATCGATGGGCGAGAGCACCTCTGCGACCGCGCCGGCATCGAATGCGAAAGCGGGACGCCCGCACGCGAGCGCCTCGATGAGTGAGAGACCGAACCCTTCGTACAGGGAAGTGGAAAGCAGAACGGAGGAGCGCTGAATGAGGGATGTGATCTGCTCATCCGGCACAGTATCGAAAGACGTGACACCCTTGATCTGCCCGAGCGCCGCGCGCTGTTCATGGGAACGTTTGCCCACGTCGGCAATGCGGATTCCCCCTTCGGCCAGGGAACGATAGACATCGAGGAGGTAGCGGAATCCCTTGCGCGGATGAATGAATGATCCGACTGCGATCACGTCGAACTCGGGTGCCCGATCAGGAACGGAAATGAAGCGCTCTCCGTCCACTCCGTTCGGCACAATGGAAATTTTATCGGCGGGAACGCCGAAGTCGCTGACCAATCGGTCGCGAACGGTCGCAGAAACCGTCATCAGCTTCGGGAGCGAACGGCAGAGACGGCGCTGCCAACGTGCGGGAAAGAAATACTTGAGCTTCCACAACATCCGCTCGCAGGAGGATGTTTCTTGGGTCGCCACTTCCCGGTCCGCCGTGACGGGATGGTGGATTGCGTAGAGAACGGGGACGCCGGTCTGCGGCAACTGGCAAAACTGCGGGCCGAGGACCTGGTTGAGATGAAGAACATCGAATTCTTTCCAGAACGCGTGCCCGACCGGATACGTCTTCAGCACCGCGCGCGCAAACCGCCAGTCGGCAAAGCCGTAGTAGTAGGAACCGAGAC is a genomic window of Candidatus Peribacter riflensis containing:
- a CDS encoding ATP-binding cassette, subfamily B, bacterial MsbA codes for the protein MQKHERTNVGKTLYLLQRIRIHPAYLLIPLFFSLLAAAFEGIGMGLLVPILNGFLNKSFAFATGIPVLGKALQLLPDTFLANDRLLFVVFLGGFIAVYVLKNALRFLANASMGYFSERCLHHLRKALFAKYLSFGKLFFDTTNVGHHSTLLLHFSQNALYPVAALDGFVGALFSLAVYLVVLLSISSKLTLVALPLFVLLHFAIRFMITRIKGLSRSIAEQGSALGRKSVEILSTIPLVKSYQTERKEQDHYTSISDLKAKFDFRVRVLLGMILPLQEIITLLVVSIVMAGSFYVFGRAQIASAPALLVYFYIIMNASGKFGTVSGYRGVLANASGPLDAVLEIFDEEGKYFVRGGSTVFPGLRDSIAFRHLTFSYLPDREVLHAVSFTVEKGKMTAIVGPTGGGKSTLISLLMRYYDCPSASLFVDGTDIRELTLDSYIRRVALVSQETLLLHDTLRNNITYGLSHVPEERIQEALRRARLSDFIAKLPQGLETPIGDRGVKLSGGEKQRVSIARALLKDAEILILDEATSSLDSKTESLIQEAIDDAVSGRTSIVIAHRLSTIKHADKIVVLEEGKVTEEGTLQELLEKKGAFFALWEQQRF
- a CDS encoding glycosyl transferase group 1 encodes the protein MRVCVLVPFLDVYKGGNHLPLFAALPDVQFTVLTSRVLPPGAPLPANVQVIELHERLGSYYYGFADWRFARAVLKTYPVGHAFWKEFDVLHLNQVLGPQFCQLPQTGVPVLYAIHHPVTADREVATQETSSCERMLWKLKYFFPARWQRRLCRSLPKLMTVSATVRDRLVSDFGVPADKISIVPNGVDGERFISVPDRAPEFDVIAVGSFIHPRKGFRYLLDVYRSLAEGGIRIADVGKRSHEQRAALGQIKGVTSFDTVPDEQITSLIQRSSVLLSTSLYEGFGLSLIEALACGRPAFAFDAGAVAEVLSPIDPSLVVPLRDSTALANRVREFLALSTEDRRRRGERYREAVLKHYSLCGSAVALQEVYARLCGNA